In the genome of Paenibacillus pabuli, the window TGAACGGACTGGATGGTTTGCGAGCCATCGCAGTGCTTGCAGTCATAGGGTATCATTTGAATTTAGGTTTTCTTCCGGGCGGTTTGCTCGGGGTAGGCATTTTCTTTGTTCTATCAGGATATTTGATTACAGACATTCTTTTGACACAATGGCAGGAGCATGGCCGGATATCGCTCGGTGATTTCTGGGTTCGAAGAGTAAGGCGCTTGTTACCTGGCATGATCACGATGACAGCAGTGGTGATGATTTGGCTTCTCTGCACAGATCCTTCTCGCCTCGCTGGGTTGCGTGGTGACATTGTTTCGGGAGTATTATACATAAGCAATTGGTGGTATATCTTTCATAACGTTTCCTATTTTGAAAGCTTCGGCCCTCCATCCCCCTTTGGACATTTCTGGTCACTCGCTGTGGAAGAACAGTTTTATATTGTATGGCCCCTTCTACTGGTCGCAGCAATCGTCTTGTTCAAAAGAAAGGGATGGTTGGTCGTCTTTATTGTTGTAGCAGCTGAATTGTCTGCTGGTGCAATGGCCATCATGTATAATCCGGATCTGGACCCGAGCCGTGTTTATTATGGAACAGACACAAGAGCATTTGCTCTGCTGGCTGGTGCTGCACTGGCCGTGGTATGGCCGAGTCGCAAACTATCGTCATCCCTTGCCCGCATCAATCGCCTTGTCCTGGACGTATTAGGCTTAGTTGCGCTGGCTTGGTTAATCTATATGATGCTGAATAGCAGTGAGTACGACCCTTCATTGTATCGAGGAGGCATGGTGCTTCAGGCCATTGCGACGACATTGCTCGTAGCTGTACTGGCTCATCCATCATCCTTCCTGGCACGGCTTATTGGCGCTAAGCCATTGCGCTGGATCGGGGAGCGATCCTATGGATTATATCTGTGGCATTATCCTGTCATTGTTCTGACGAGTCCAACGGTTGATACAGGTGGAGCACATCCTGTGCGAATGGTTTTGCAGGTTGCAGCAACGGTTGCATTGGCATCCTTGTCACTTAAGTATATTGAAAATCCAATTCGTCACAACGGATTTCGTGATTCCTGGTCCCGATTATGGGGAAGGGATCGCAATGCAGCAGGAATACGTAACGTATGGTGGAAGCGCGCTGGATTGCTGATGAGTATTCTGCTGATGTCATTTACCGTATCACAGATGATGATTACGTCCGCAGCGAATTCCGATTCGCACTCGGTATCGATGTCAGCTACGCTGAATGGAGAACACTCCGTAACAGAGGAAAAAGGGCAGGACGTCCTCCCAGCAGCAGTGAGCACTTCAGGCACTTCCGGGACCAACAGCCATCCTGCGCCACAGAAAAACGATAAACCAGCGGATAATGCTGAATATCCACCAGATAAAGGAGAACAGCAAACGACGAAGCCAGATAATGCTCCCCAATCTGAGGCACCTACCTCAGGTGAGGTGAAAGGATCAACTCCTGGTGATTCGAACCACACTGTGGGTAGACCCAAAGGCAGCACCGGCAATCCGGGAAATCCAGAAGACAACGGTAATGAACAAACGGAGGATCCAGTTAATACGTCAGATTCGTCCAAAGAGGAAGTGGAAACTGCTCCTCCAGCCAAAGATGGCAAAATTCATTATACGGTCATTGGAGATTCGGTTATTTTGGACGCGAAGCCTTTTCTTGAACAAACCATTTCGGGCGTGCATGTGGACGGTCATATCGGTCGTCAGATGTGGGAAGCTGCTGATGTACTGGATGGCTTGAAGAGAAATAACCAATTGGGCAGTCAGGTCGTGCTGGAACTTGGGACGAACGGTTCATTCAATTCCAAAAGTCTGAATTCCGTGCTGGATTATTTGAAAGATGAAGAACATGTATATCTGGTTACCGTGCGAGTTCCTCGCCCATGGGAACGAACGGTGAACAAAGCACTGAACGAAGCGGCTTCCGATTATAGCAATGTATCTCTTATTGACTGGCACACTGCAAGTGAAGGGCATGACGAATATTTCGAGAAAGATGGCGTACATCTGACGAAGGAAGGTTCGGAAGCTTTTGCAGCACTTGTGAAAGACAGTATGAAATAAAACAGAACTTATCTCTTCATCTATTTTATAGTTCATGAATGGTATATGAGTCCAAATTCAACAAAGAGCTCTCATGGTGAGGGCTCTTTTTATATGGAAGCAAAGATTGTATGGTCCACCAGGTAACCGATATTTTTCACCCCTGCATCCGTGCATCGTCACCTTACAACATGATAGCGTTACCATTTACAATAAGTGTATTCAAATCGCCAAGGGGGACTATAAAGATGTTGAAAAGATGGCTTTCGGGAATGTTGGCAATGACGTTGTTTTCCATCGTGTTGGCAGGTTGCGGCGGCGGGGACAGCTCAGAAGGCAGCGACAGTAAGGATAAAGTAACCGTCACTATTTGGCACAACTGGACGGGACAAGACGCCAAAGCGGTGGCGATGCGCAAAATCATTGAAGACTTCCGTGCCTCGCATCCGGATATAGAAGTAGTGGATGAAGGTCTGCCGACAGATGGCCTGAAAACAAGACTCCGGACGGTGGCAGCGGCCAACGAAATGCCGGATCTGTTCGTCATGTGGCCGGATGCAATGACCAAGGAGTTTGTGAAGGGAGATCTGTTGCAGCCGATCAATGCTGAGTTAGACGCGAAGCCGGAATGGAAAGACAACTTTATTCCGAATGCCCTGGATGGATATACGATCGATGGGGATATCTACTCGGTACCGATGAATCTCGCACCTACTTCTTTTATTTATTACAATGAAGCACTGTTTAAGCAGTATAACGTGAAAGTACCTGAAACATGGGCTGATCTGGAGCAGGCGATTGCTACATTTAATGAGAACAAAATCATACCGATCGCACTGGGGAACAAAGCCAATTGGGTGGCCCAATCCACAATTTTCAGTACACTGGCTGACCGGGTAACCGGCACAGACTGGTTCTTAAAGGCAGCAGCCCAGGAGGGAGCCAGCTTTACAGACCCACAGTTCATCCAGGCACTGGACAAAATGCAGGAACTCGGTAACAGCAAAGCATTTCAGGATGGTTTCAACAGCATTGACGAAACACAGATGATGCAGCTGTACTTCCAGGGAAAAGCAGCGATGGTGATAAACGGTGGATGGGCATTGGCCAACCTCGTCAACAACGCACCGGAAGATATTTTGAATAATACACATATTACAATTTTACCAGCAGTAGATGGAGGCAAGGGTGAGGCCAGAACAACATCTGGCGTTGTAGGGACTGGCTTGGGTGTAAGCAAAAAGTTAAGCGGTGCCCAGAAGGATGCAGCCATGGAGCTGTTCTACGCTTTGGCAGGTCCTGAAGGTCAGAAGGCAACCCTGGATAGCAGCACGCTGGTCAGCTATAAGATTGATCTGGATAAATCCAAAGCCCATCCGTTGTTTGTGGAGCTCTATGACTTAATGCAGGAGGTAAAGATTACGCCGGTGTATGATTCCAAGCTGGGTTCTGCAACCGTTGAGGTTATCAATAATGGATTGCAGGAGCTGTTGATGGGCGGTAAAGCCGAAGATATCGCAAATAAAATTCAGGCATCGCAAGCGAGTACAGTCGGAAATTAAGGTTAAAAGTCATTCAGATCTGGATGAACGCTAGTACGAAATGAGGTAAGATTCTGACCCCTTCCCGCCAGGGGAGGGGTTTTACATGGATATCAAGAGTTGTATTTACCAAAGGTTTGTTGAAAGGAAGTGAGCAAATTGAACGCATTGCGCAGTCGACGTTTTATCATGCTGGGGCTCGCTCCGGCAGTTGTGATTTACGCTTTGTTTGTATTTGTACCGGTAGTATGGTCAGCGTACTATGGATTCTTTAACTGGTCGGGGATCGGTGAATCCAAATATATCGGACTGGATAACTATGTGGAAATATGGCATGATTCCGTATTTTGGCGGGCATTGAAAAACAACGTCATTTTTGTACTGGCCTCGGTATTTGGACAAATTCCGTTAGCGTTGATGCTGGCGGTCATATTGCATAAAAGCAACCCGTTACAGCGTTTTCTGCGTTCAGCCGTATTTCTGCCGATGGTATTGTCCACAGTAGTTATCGGTATGATCTGGCAATATATCTATCATCCACAAATTGGGATACTGAACTTCCTGTTGGATGCATTGGGTCTGGAAAGCTGGAAGCTGCAGTGGCTTTCGGATGACAAAATTGCGATTTTCTCCCTGGTGCCACCGCTGCTCTGGAGTTTTGTCGGTTTGTACCTGATTATTTTTATATCGGCGCTGCAAAATATTCCGGGAGAAATACATGATGCTGCCAAGATTGACGGTGCTTCCGGAATTCGCAAGCTGGTTTCCATTTCTTTGCCCATGATCTGGGGAACTGTTCAGGTGGCAATCATTCTATGTATCTCGGGCAGCCTGAAATCATTCGATCTGGTGTACATCATGACCAAAGGCGGCCCGGCACATGCAACAGAGCTGCTGGCAACGTATATGTATAATTCAACCTTCACAACGTATCGCTATGGTTTCGGGAGCGCGATCTCGACTACCATCGTGCTAATTTCCCTGCTGCTTATCGGAACAAGCCAGTGGGCCACAAGTCGTAAGAAAAAAGAGAGTTAGGAGAGAGGAGGGACTGTAATGAGTGTTACACCGTTATCGATGCGAACACCAGGAAATACTTCAGGCCATCCGGTTCGCCGATTCCGTAGTGGAATTGTTTGGACGCTGTTGACGGTCTATGGTATTTTAACATTGTATCCGTTTTATTGGCTTGTGATCAGTGCATTCAAAACGAATGAAGAGTTCTATAGCAAGCCCTTCGGGCTGCCGGGAAAATGGAACGTGGAAAATTTCAGCAATGCCTGGGAAAGCTCCAAGCTGGGAACCGCGTTTGGCAATTCCCTGATTGTATCTGTAGGTTCGCTTATCCTAACGCTGTTTATTGCAGCGCTGGCCTCATTTATACTTTCACGTTTCCAGTTTCGCTGGAAAGGGCTAATTATGACCTTCTTCGTTGTAGGCATGCTGATTCCCATTCACAGCACACTGGTCCCGTTATTTATTTTGATGAAACAGATGTCCCTGCTTAATACGTATTGGGCATTGATATTGCCGTATACTGCATTTGCGCTGCCAACTGCAATATTTGTGCTGACAGCGTATTTGACAAGTATTCCACGTGATATTGAAGAGGCTGCTTTTATTGATGGAACAGGTCTATGGGGACTGTTTACCCGAATCATGCTTCCCATGTCCGTACCTGCCTTGTCAACGGTCACGATTCTGAGTTTCCTGCACGCGTGGAATGACTTTTCGTTCGCACTCGTGTTTATTAACAAAACAGGTTTGAAAACGTTACCGCTCGCGATTGCCAATTTTGCCGACGGATATCAGACCGATTACGGCCTGACTCTTGCTGCCATGACTTTGTCTGTAATTCCGACTATCATTCTATACCTGGTATTTCAAGAACAAGTCATGAAAGGCATGACGGCCGGAGCAGTCAAAGGGTAAACGAAAGCGTATCCAGAGGAGGAAAAGATGTGGGACGCTGGCTAACATCTTCACTGCAACGGAAGCTTTCCGTTGTGGTTACAGCTTCCATGATTGTGCCGCTGCTGGCACTGGGGCTGTTCGCCTTTCTCATCTCTTCCCGCATCACAGAACAAAAAACAAAGCTTTCGGGCATGGACACACTGAAGCAGGTGGAAGCGAATTTGCGTTATATGCTGCAGGATGTCGAAACGCTATCCATTTTTCTGATTGGAGAAAGGGACATTCAGCAGTATTTAAGCAGCAATGAGGACGATGTGCAGGAGCGTGTAGATATTCTGGGCAGGATGACCAATCTCGCCGCTTCCAAAAAATATATTGCCAACATTGCCATCTATCCGGACCGTTTTGATGCGGTTCTGTCCACGGCTACATGGTATGAATCCTCCAATGTTTCGTATCCTCCTGCTCCGCGTGGGGATGCAGTTAAAGCATGGACGGGCATCTATCAGGTTCAGAATTATGCCGGTATCCAAAATGTAATCACCTTGGTTCGGCCCATTCGCAGTATTCATGATTATCGACCCATCGGATGGCTGGCGATCAGTCTCGATGAGAAGGCCATCTCGAAAGGCTGGGCGGCGCTGGGACTGGGTATGGGTGAAGGTCGACTGGAACTGATCGGCTCCACTGGAGAGATTTTGTCTTCCATGGACCAATCCCGTCTTGGACAGTCGTTGCAGAAGATCGAGCCTGAAGTGCAGGCACTGATCCAACAAGGAAGAAGCGGCACAGCTACGTATGGCAGAGGTAATGAGAAACGTACGTTGCTCTATTATCCGGAACAGCTGACCGGCTGGACGCTGACCGGAACGGTTCCTTATGATCAATATAAGTCCGAAAACGGTTATATTCTGATTCTCACTGCCGCTGCAGTGAGCTTGTCTGCTGCAATCAGCGCAGGACTTGTCTGGTTTACCGTGAGACGAGTGACAAGACCGCTCCGAGTTCTTACCAGGCATTTGTCTCGAATCGACCCGGATCGACCGCTGCCCTTATTCCGATCGGAAAGTGATGATGAAATTGGCGAGCTGGGGGAGAGTTATAATTTGCTCGGGGCACATATTGAGAGACTGAAAAAAGAGGTTATCCGTGGGGAAGCACGCAAAAAGGAGGCCGATCTCAGGGCGCTTCAGGCGCAGATCAATCCTCATTTTCTGTATAACACCCTTTCGTCGATTCACTGGATTGCCTTAATGTCTGAGGAAAAGCGGATCGCAGAGATGGTCGAGGGATTAAGTGATTTTTTGCGTATCAGCTTGAATCAGGGTAGGGATTATTGTCCTGTAGGGCAGGAGATTGCCCACATTCGCCATTATGTTCGTGTGCAGTCCATCCGTTTTCCCGACAAGTTCGCTGTACATTATATTGTTGATCCGGCACTTGAACAACGAATGATGCTGAAGCTGCTGCTCCAACCACTCGTCGAAAATGCCATGATTCATGGAATTCAGCCGAAAGCGGGTATGGGGACAATTACGATCATGATTCGGCAAGAACAGGAGCGAATGAATGTGCTGGTTCTGGATGACGGGGCTGGCATGGGGAGGGACAGACTGGAGCAAATCAGAAGCAGTCTTGTGCCATCGGATGAGGAAGAGCAACATTATTCAACCCACCATTGCACGGAAAGTGAGCCTGTGAAGCAAGGGGGTTACGGGCTCCGAAATGTGAACGAGAGACTACTGCTTCATTATGGAGCGGAGGCGCAGCTGGAAGTGGATAGCCGGGTTGGAGGAGGAACCCGAATTTCATTCTCCATTCCAATCTTGGAGGTATCGCCATGAGGTTACTGATTGTTGATGATGAAGTTATTATCCGCACAGGTCTCGCCAGTGTAATCGCATGGCATGAACTGGGGATTGAATTGCTAACCCCAGCAGCCTCGGCAGAAGAGGCGTTAACACGCATGACCGAGGAGAGGCCTCATATTCTGATGACTGATATTCGAATGACAGGAAGATCCGGGCTTGAACTGGCTGAGGAAGGGCTGCATATGCTGCCGGAACTCGAGGTCATTATTTTATCCGGATACGATGACTTCTCTTACGCTCAGCAAGCGATTCGTCAAGGTGTCACCGATTATCTGCTTAAGACGAGCAAGCCGGAAGAAATCATCAAGACGGTACTTCAGGCCAAACATCGAATTACTGAACGCTGGGCTGAGAAATCAAGAGAAGGACAGCTGCTACGAGAAAATAAACAGCAGCTGTTCACTGCCTGGATTATTGATGGAAACGTTGAATCCGGCTCCAGTCCTCTTTTTCTCCAGCAGGGAATGCATGTGCCATCGGATTCTTCCGACGTGGAGCAGCTGAACCGACAAGTTCTGATTTTGAAAGCAGCAGGCTGGAATCGTTCTTCTGCTGCATTATTGAACTTTGCCGTGCAGAATATGCTGGAGGAGGTTCTGCCAGGTGCAATTGCACACATTCAAAAAAAACGGATTATCTGTGTTGTGCAGCTGCCGCCGGACGAGCAGGAATTCAAATATACGTTGGGCATTGCGTTATCCCGGATAGAGCAACTATTGAAATGTACATTGCGTGCAGCAGCAGGCCGGTCCTGCATGGAAGCTCAACTTCTGCATGAGAGCTACCGAACGGCTTCCATCGCTTACCGTTACCATGGGTTAATTAAGGACAGGATATGGAATTATGAAGACGTATTGCACCGCATAGGAGGTAAAACGGTCCTTCAACATGAGGAAGAAACCATTCTTGGTACTTTTCTAATGGATAACGATTCAATTATGCTGACTACATGGACGCGAGAACTAGTGGATGGACTCCTGATGGATCCCGAAGCAACGCCAGAGTCTTTCGATGCCTGTCTGCATGCTGCGGTAAATGCCGGACAGCGCTGGTTGATTCGTACCATGCGAGCCATTGGAAGAGACGATCTGGAACGATTCGAACCTTGGAAGCCAGACCCGGATGCCGAATCTGGTGAACTCCGGGATATGCTGTTTCATTATTTATATGGGCTGATGCATACCTATCACAGTCAGATGGGGCAAGGGCGGATTACACATGTACAGAAGGCTATTGCTTATATGGAATCCGCGTTGGTACAGGATATTAGCCTGCAACATGTGGCAGGTCAGGTTCATCTGCATCCGGGCCATCTCAGTGAACTGTTTAAAAAGGAAACGGGTGTTACGTTTGGTGATTATGTAACCAATATGCGAATTAGGCGTGCGATGGACATGCTGGTCGTTTCTCCCGCGAAAGTAAGTGAAGTGGCCGCTATCAGCGGATATGAGGACGTTAAGTATTTTAGCAGGCTATTCAAAAAACATACGGGCAAGACTCCGAGCGAGTATCGTGAGGAGGCAGTGGTGTGCAAGACTGCTGAACATTAAACGTTAGCCGAACAAACAAGAAACGAAGTTACATTTTATTGCAAACGTTTTCGGAAATGTAATGATCAACAAATCAGGGGAGCGAGGCAAGGATGGAGATGAATAATTCAAATCAGGATTTGTCGGGACATTGGAAGATTCAGCATTTTGAGGTTGGGGAGAAGCGGGCCATGGATATTGCAGCGGCAGCGCTGGATGATCGATTCTGGATTGGAGCAGAGGTACCAGGGGATGTGCACTCCGCTTTGGTGGAACGCAGCATCATTGATCCGCCTTACTATGGGCATAACGATGTCAAGAGTCGCTGGATCGAGCAGAAGGAATGGTGGTATCGCACCAACTTCAATCTGGTGAAAGATGGGGATGCGGAGGAGTATTTCGAATTGGTCTTCGATGGGTTGGATACGTTCGCTACCGTATATGTGAATGGGCATGAAGTGGGGAAAACGGCCAATATGCTTATGTCCCACACATTCAATGTGACGACCCTGGTTCGTCATGGTTGGAACGCCGTGGCGGTCAAGTTCGACCCCCTTTATCTGCATCACAGGGACAAGGAAACGTTCGACTGGTCTTCATATACAAAGGAACGGACATGGTTGCGCAAATCCGCGATGAATTTCGGTTGGGATTGGGGTCCACGGATGGTCACCGTAGGAATTTGGGGCGGAGTTCGGCTGGAGAGAAGAACGATTGCGAAGCTGGAGAACGTATTTGCCCGTACCGAATCAGCCAGCGAGCGGCAGGCGGTAGTCCATGTCACTGCTGATGTGAAGTCCGTATTGTCTTTCCGCAGCAGGCAGAAACGTGAACAAACGGTGAACTTGTCCTGTGATATACGTTTGTTGGATGCAGGGGGTCGTGAAGTTGCACGTTCTGCTGAAGTCGCTGTAGCGAGTGGTCTGGCGGATACAACACTGAGAGTGGATTCACCGCAATTATGGTGGACGCATGATTTGGGCGAACCTTACTTGTATCGCCTGGAAGTTACGTTGTTCGCTGACGGTGTGGAAGTAGACCATTACAAAGAGTCTTATGGTATACGAACCATTGAACTGGCGCTTCATAATGAACAGGGTGAGGATGCGTTTACTTTTATCCTGAACGGAGTACGTGTGTATGCGAAGGGAGCCAACTGGATTCCCGCCGATCACCTGATTGGTTCCATCCCTGCCTCCCGGTATCGAGAACTCATCGAGTTGTCCGTGGAAGGACATATGAATATGCTCCGTGTTTGGGCAGGCGGTATATATGAGAAGGACGTCTTCTATGATGAATGTGATCGACAAGGTGTACTGGTGTGGCAGGACTTTGCTTTTGCAAATGCTCTATTCCCGGACTTCAATCGTGACTTCATGAACAACGTGCGGGATGAGGTTGAAAACAATGTGCTGCGGCTGCGCAATCATGCTTCGCTTGCACTCTGGTGTGGCAATAACGAGATTGACTGGCTCTATGACATGAAGTCCGCCAGTGGAGATATCACCAGCCCCTTCTATGGAGAGCTGATCTACCATGAGCTGATCCCGGAAGTGCTGGAGCGTCTGGATTCGTCTCGTCCATACTGGCCTTCCTCTCCGTATGGGGATAGCAGCGGCAACGATGCCAATGATCCGGATGTGGGGGATCGTCATAACTGGCAAGTATGGCATGGTTCCGTCTATCCGCGAAAACACGGCGAGCCACCGCTGCTCGATTACAGTATTGAGGGCGTGACATTCAAAAATTATAAAAAAGACAATGCCTTGTTCAGCAGTGAATTTGGTATGCACGCCTCGGCCAACCGCTACACCTTAGAGAAAAACATGCCTGCAGGACAATTCTACTGGGGCAGTCCCGAGATGGCCTATCGGAATAAGGATACCAATCACCAGAAAGGCATTCTTCTAATGGAGGGACATACAGGCGTTCCGCAGAATATCGAAGA includes:
- a CDS encoding acyltransferase family protein is translated as MSQSLKSKRHMNGLDGLRAIAVLAVIGYHLNLGFLPGGLLGVGIFFVLSGYLITDILLTQWQEHGRISLGDFWVRRVRRLLPGMITMTAVVMIWLLCTDPSRLAGLRGDIVSGVLYISNWWYIFHNVSYFESFGPPSPFGHFWSLAVEEQFYIVWPLLLVAAIVLFKRKGWLVVFIVVAAELSAGAMAIMYNPDLDPSRVYYGTDTRAFALLAGAALAVVWPSRKLSSSLARINRLVLDVLGLVALAWLIYMMLNSSEYDPSLYRGGMVLQAIATTLLVAVLAHPSSFLARLIGAKPLRWIGERSYGLYLWHYPVIVLTSPTVDTGGAHPVRMVLQVAATVALASLSLKYIENPIRHNGFRDSWSRLWGRDRNAAGIRNVWWKRAGLLMSILLMSFTVSQMMITSAANSDSHSVSMSATLNGEHSVTEEKGQDVLPAAVSTSGTSGTNSHPAPQKNDKPADNAEYPPDKGEQQTTKPDNAPQSEAPTSGEVKGSTPGDSNHTVGRPKGSTGNPGNPEDNGNEQTEDPVNTSDSSKEEVETAPPAKDGKIHYTVIGDSVILDAKPFLEQTISGVHVDGHIGRQMWEAADVLDGLKRNNQLGSQVVLELGTNGSFNSKSLNSVLDYLKDEEHVYLVTVRVPRPWERTVNKALNEAASDYSNVSLIDWHTASEGHDEYFEKDGVHLTKEGSEAFAALVKDSMK
- a CDS encoding extracellular solute-binding protein; amino-acid sequence: MLKRWLSGMLAMTLFSIVLAGCGGGDSSEGSDSKDKVTVTIWHNWTGQDAKAVAMRKIIEDFRASHPDIEVVDEGLPTDGLKTRLRTVAAANEMPDLFVMWPDAMTKEFVKGDLLQPINAELDAKPEWKDNFIPNALDGYTIDGDIYSVPMNLAPTSFIYYNEALFKQYNVKVPETWADLEQAIATFNENKIIPIALGNKANWVAQSTIFSTLADRVTGTDWFLKAAAQEGASFTDPQFIQALDKMQELGNSKAFQDGFNSIDETQMMQLYFQGKAAMVINGGWALANLVNNAPEDILNNTHITILPAVDGGKGEARTTSGVVGTGLGVSKKLSGAQKDAAMELFYALAGPEGQKATLDSSTLVSYKIDLDKSKAHPLFVELYDLMQEVKITPVYDSKLGSATVEVINNGLQELLMGGKAEDIANKIQASQASTVGN
- a CDS encoding carbohydrate ABC transporter permease, with protein sequence MNALRSRRFIMLGLAPAVVIYALFVFVPVVWSAYYGFFNWSGIGESKYIGLDNYVEIWHDSVFWRALKNNVIFVLASVFGQIPLALMLAVILHKSNPLQRFLRSAVFLPMVLSTVVIGMIWQYIYHPQIGILNFLLDALGLESWKLQWLSDDKIAIFSLVPPLLWSFVGLYLIIFISALQNIPGEIHDAAKIDGASGIRKLVSISLPMIWGTVQVAIILCISGSLKSFDLVYIMTKGGPAHATELLATYMYNSTFTTYRYGFGSAISTTIVLISLLLIGTSQWATSRKKKES
- a CDS encoding carbohydrate ABC transporter permease gives rise to the protein MRTPGNTSGHPVRRFRSGIVWTLLTVYGILTLYPFYWLVISAFKTNEEFYSKPFGLPGKWNVENFSNAWESSKLGTAFGNSLIVSVGSLILTLFIAALASFILSRFQFRWKGLIMTFFVVGMLIPIHSTLVPLFILMKQMSLLNTYWALILPYTAFALPTAIFVLTAYLTSIPRDIEEAAFIDGTGLWGLFTRIMLPMSVPALSTVTILSFLHAWNDFSFALVFINKTGLKTLPLAIANFADGYQTDYGLTLAAMTLSVIPTIILYLVFQEQVMKGMTAGAVKG
- a CDS encoding cache domain-containing sensor histidine kinase; translated protein: MGRWLTSSLQRKLSVVVTASMIVPLLALGLFAFLISSRITEQKTKLSGMDTLKQVEANLRYMLQDVETLSIFLIGERDIQQYLSSNEDDVQERVDILGRMTNLAASKKYIANIAIYPDRFDAVLSTATWYESSNVSYPPAPRGDAVKAWTGIYQVQNYAGIQNVITLVRPIRSIHDYRPIGWLAISLDEKAISKGWAALGLGMGEGRLELIGSTGEILSSMDQSRLGQSLQKIEPEVQALIQQGRSGTATYGRGNEKRTLLYYPEQLTGWTLTGTVPYDQYKSENGYILILTAAAVSLSAAISAGLVWFTVRRVTRPLRVLTRHLSRIDPDRPLPLFRSESDDEIGELGESYNLLGAHIERLKKEVIRGEARKKEADLRALQAQINPHFLYNTLSSIHWIALMSEEKRIAEMVEGLSDFLRISLNQGRDYCPVGQEIAHIRHYVRVQSIRFPDKFAVHYIVDPALEQRMMLKLLLQPLVENAMIHGIQPKAGMGTITIMIRQEQERMNVLVLDDGAGMGRDRLEQIRSSLVPSDEEEQHYSTHHCTESEPVKQGGYGLRNVNERLLLHYGAEAQLEVDSRVGGGTRISFSIPILEVSP
- a CDS encoding helix-turn-helix domain-containing protein, with product MRLLIVDDEVIIRTGLASVIAWHELGIELLTPAASAEEALTRMTEERPHILMTDIRMTGRSGLELAEEGLHMLPELEVIILSGYDDFSYAQQAIRQGVTDYLLKTSKPEEIIKTVLQAKHRITERWAEKSREGQLLRENKQQLFTAWIIDGNVESGSSPLFLQQGMHVPSDSSDVEQLNRQVLILKAAGWNRSSAALLNFAVQNMLEEVLPGAIAHIQKKRIICVVQLPPDEQEFKYTLGIALSRIEQLLKCTLRAAAGRSCMEAQLLHESYRTASIAYRYHGLIKDRIWNYEDVLHRIGGKTVLQHEEETILGTFLMDNDSIMLTTWTRELVDGLLMDPEATPESFDACLHAAVNAGQRWLIRTMRAIGRDDLERFEPWKPDPDAESGELRDMLFHYLYGLMHTYHSQMGQGRITHVQKAIAYMESALVQDISLQHVAGQVHLHPGHLSELFKKETGVTFGDYVTNMRIRRAMDMLVVSPAKVSEVAAISGYEDVKYFSRLFKKHTGKTPSEYREEAVVCKTAEH
- a CDS encoding beta-mannosidase, with the protein product MNNSNQDLSGHWKIQHFEVGEKRAMDIAAAALDDRFWIGAEVPGDVHSALVERSIIDPPYYGHNDVKSRWIEQKEWWYRTNFNLVKDGDAEEYFELVFDGLDTFATVYVNGHEVGKTANMLMSHTFNVTTLVRHGWNAVAVKFDPLYLHHRDKETFDWSSYTKERTWLRKSAMNFGWDWGPRMVTVGIWGGVRLERRTIAKLENVFARTESASERQAVVHVTADVKSVLSFRSRQKREQTVNLSCDIRLLDAGGREVARSAEVAVASGLADTTLRVDSPQLWWTHDLGEPYLYRLEVTLFADGVEVDHYKESYGIRTIELALHNEQGEDAFTFILNGVRVYAKGANWIPADHLIGSIPASRYRELIELSVEGHMNMLRVWAGGIYEKDVFYDECDRQGVLVWQDFAFANALFPDFNRDFMNNVRDEVENNVLRLRNHASLALWCGNNEIDWLYDMKSASGDITSPFYGELIYHELIPEVLERLDSSRPYWPSSPYGDSSGNDANDPDVGDRHNWQVWHGSVYPRKHGEPPLLDYSIEGVTFKNYKKDNALFSSEFGMHASANRYTLEKNMPAGQFYWGSPEMAYRNKDTNHQKGILLMEGHTGVPQNIEEYMNYSMLTQAEGLRYGIEHFRRINHRNSGALVWQLNDSWPGTSWSMIDYELLPKASFYYGKIFFHPILLSLEHEPGEPLTLWVVNDTRESLKGELRLHVYGMDGEKVYSSSHHVETGSQCSTRIAELSEAEVLGGRLAEEVMVELVSEGFTAPLNRYFLRDPKDVNLPQAQLSVHVNEEEQSVSVTALGAIARLVKLELPLGRVRFSDNYFDLLPGESRTVRLRHPDKMSLPLTELRVSAMNGSEV